The Bombus pascuorum chromosome 9, iyBomPasc1.1, whole genome shotgun sequence genome has a window encoding:
- the LOC132910713 gene encoding N-alpha-acetyltransferase 35, NatC auxiliary subunit isoform X1: MATMVEEQNSVDMGEDKESQFDQVTYNWVDITQEFFDAITELELGELLRDELFGLFEAMSAIEMMDPKMDVGMLCNRGNNKPCTFTQAVDSGALKLDNLTPSEVIGIIDSTYACIVSWLEGHSLAQTVFTNLYLHQPNQIVDKPLRTFCYAVYKIIEIIKDCINKALVFEEEDFQSVTYGYRLQQDITEQKIISMLREVEDELPGKRIKPIHVLSEKEYGDRLALYARIRFTKIFYQILSLMGKKEQLQQNLNDCHTLLSRCSYMIQMMIKTVNSGEKADEISNYPNIMGFDPMVNQRLLPPTFPRYTKIKPRLEALKYLDELLNRFRTVTTITNQNGFHAALDFFLEFSRRSPCILSRSMLQIVYLPTTNRVFGVQNFADVLKDAARNFIAPPVLMPKSTLLQNHQAKEYVDSFLSHCVGLFGSLLQLTGHNRARQRDKLAHLLDDFAILQDEAERVDGFLHALSMKSDTPRSHLACFGTWILYHTLRVMVMYLLSGFELELYSVHEYHYIFWYLYEFLYGWLVSAITRANTFLMEHDVHNDTHKGRGGKKSAKNKKKKSTSRPYNLEILMYQAMQNICGGYYKALVGFRMDGKIPLPESPFDSERVRYEHRLLPFSSLLTPPPVHYQEFLDMTNAQMHKRNEKVTSEMLYLAGCRHFHQARNMLERALSFYPQNSSTLNEINDLLKVAKTNFVVLKLLADGHKKDSKEPPVFDFSYHQHFPLIKLI, translated from the exons ATGGCGACCATGGTAGAAGAACAGAATTCGGTTGACATGGGCGAAGATAAAGAATCACA ATTCGACCAAGTTACTTACAATTGGGTGGATATTACCCAAGAATTTTTCGATGCCATTACAG AGTTGGAATTGGGTGAACTATTGCGTGATGAGTTATTTGGATTATTTGAGGCCATGTCTGCAATTGAAATGATGGATCCAAAAATGGATGTTGGCATGCTATGTAATAGAGGCAACAACAAACCGTGCACTTTTACACAGGCTGTTGACTCTGGTGCATTGAAATTGGACAATTTGACACCGTCAGAAGTTATAGGAATAATAGATTCAACATATGCGTGCATAGTGTCTTGGCTTGAAGGCCATAGTTTAGCGCAAACAGTTTTTACTAACTTATATCTTCACCAACCAAATCAAATAGTGGATAAACCTTTGAGAACCTTTTGTTAtgctgtatataaaataattgaaataattaaagattgCATCAATAAAGCATTAGTTTTTGAGGAAGAAGATTTCCAGAGTGTTACTTATGGTTATAGATTGCAACAAGATATTACAGAACAGAAAATCATATCCATGCTGAGAGAAGTAGAAGATGAACTACCTGGGAAAAGGATAAAACCAATTCATGTACTATCAGAGAAAGAA tATGGTGATAGATTAGCACTCTATGCCAGAATTAgatttactaaaatattttatcaaattttatcattaatgggaaagaaagaacagttgcaacaaaatttaaatgattgtCATACACTGTTATCAAGATGTTCTTATATGATTCAAATGATGATTAAAACAGTAAACAGTGGAGAAAAAGCTGATGAAATAT CAAATTATCCAAATATTATGGGGTTTGACCCTATGGTGAATCAAAGATTATTACCACCAACATTTCCACggtatacaaaaataaagcCAAGACTGGAGGCGCTAAAATATTTGGATGAGCTATTAAACAGATTTCGAACAGTTACTACGATTACTAATCAGAATGGTTTTCATGCAGCTTTG gacttttttttagaattttcacGACGTAGTCCATGTATATTATCCAGATCAATGTTGCAAATAGTTTATTTACCTACAACAAATCGAGTATTCGGTGTGCAAAATTTTGCCGATGTTTTGAAAGATGCAGCGCGGAATTTCATAGCGCCTCCGGTACTAATGCCAAAGAGCACGTTACTTCAAAATCATCAAGCTAAAGAATATGTTGATAGTTTCTTATCTCATTGTGTGGGTCTCTTTGGTAGTTTGTTGCAACTTACTGGCCATAATAGAGCAAGACAGAGAGACAAATTAGCACATTTATTGGATGATTTTGCAATATTACAGGATGAA GCTGAAAGAGTTGATGGATTTTTACATGCCTTGTCAATGAAAAGTGATACACCAAGGTCTCATTTAGCTTGTTTCGGAACATGGATCTTGTATCATACACTACGAGTTATGGTCATGTATTTATTAAGTGGTTTTGAATTGGAGTTATATTCGGTGCACGAATATCACTATATATTTTGGTACCTATATGAATTTCTTTATGGATGGCTAGTATCGGCTATTACAAGAGCCAATACGTTCTTGATGGAACACGATGTACATAACGATACACATAAAGGTAGAGGTGGTAAGAAAAGCGcgaaaaacaagaagaaaaaatcaaCATCAAGAccatataatttagaaatattaatgtatCAAGCGATGCAAAATATATGTGGAGGATATTACAAA gCTTTAGTTGGTTTCCGTATGGATGGTAAAATACCACTTCCTGAGTCGCCATTTGATTCAGAACGAGTTCGATATGAGCACAGGTTATTACCATTTTCTTCATTACTCACTCCACCTCCGGTACATTATCAAGAATTCTTAGATATGACAAATGCACAGATGCATAAAAGAAAC GAAAAGGTTACTAGTGAAATGCTGTACTTAGCCGGTTGTCGTCATTTTCATCAAGCTAGAAATATGTTAGAACGAGCTTTGTCTTTTTATCCACAAAATTCTAGTACTCTAAATGAG attaatgatttattaaaagtgGCGAAAACGAATTTCGTGGTTCTAAAGTTACTCGCTGATGGGCATAAAAAGGATTCCAAAGAACCTCCAGTATTTGACTTCTCGTATCATCAACATTTcccattaataaaattgatctAA
- the LOC132910621 gene encoding endoplasmic reticulum junction formation protein lunapark-B-like isoform X1 has protein sequence MGIILSRFRRKKTTIEILEDLDAKIKEIERYGYSTEQRQKKIVGTLILYSVILYIITAFIFYFYFFPASLYDQIFYIIPLLIFPILILLTKKMVTWYYKCKISKNQDRLSSMQSEKKKILDEVTETETYKKAKEILLKFAPDQLRMTPLSPQTTFKASSSTETPTQSSTPQRIISPISFPMELRRRVITNQNQPLSVHSGIPANTGPVPVGIAPTQNPLNTSFQGGIRPVNTPIRDYRNPLPRPVLSRQRTYLDRLIDYLVGDGPSNRYALVCRNCESHNGMALKEEFEYFGFRCCYCNFWNRARKQKPSAPKLTYNVAHSSSSLNTSEYLASDPNVAEHLKSPQMESINASDTDSDIEVVERPTEALEKIENVTEPVKDTCDEPNNAEPHNAVSDTTESETKEAHNCDESDEKMDIDESSS, from the exons ATGGGGATTATATTATCAAGATTTCGC aGGAAGAAAAcaacaattgaaattttggaagatcTTGATgcg aaaattaaagaGATAGAAAGATATGGATATAGTACGGAACAAAGACAGAAAAAGATTGTTGGAActctaatattatatagtgtgatactttatattataacagCATTCATTTTTTACTTCTATTTCTTCCCTGCATCATTGTatgatcaaatattttatatcattccactgttaatttttccaattct AATATTGCTTACAAAAAAGATGGTAACGTggtattataaatgtaaaatttctaaaaatcaaGATAGATTAAGTAGTATGCAatctgaaaaaaagaaaattctagaTGAAGTTACAGAGActgaaacatataaaaaagCTAAAGAAATTCTGTTAAAGTTTGCACCTGATCAATTAAGAATGACTCCA tTGTCCCCGCAG ACAACTTTTAAAGCATCATCATCAACAGAAACTCCTACACAATCAAGTACACCACAGCGTATAATATCTCCAATATCATTTCCTATGGAACTGAGAAGACGTGTAATAACAAATCAAAATCAACCACTGAGTGTGCATAGTGGTATACCTGCTAACACTGGTCCTGTCCCAGTTGGCATAGCTCCCACTCAGAACCCATTAAATACTTCCTTCCAGGGTGGTATTAGACCAGTTAATACTCCAATTCGTGATTATC GAAATCCGTTACCACGTCCAGTATTATCGCGGCAAAGGACTTATTTGGATCGATTGATTGATTATCTTGTTGGAGATGGTCCATCGAATCGATATGCATTAGTGTGTCGAAATTGTGAGTCTCACAATGGGATGGCTCTCAAAGaggaatttgaatatttcg GATTCAGATGTTGTTATTGCAACTTTTGGAATCGTGCAAGAAAACAGAAGCCATCTGCTCCGaaattaacgtataatgttgcaCATAGTAGTTCATCTTTAAATACTTCTGAATATCTAGCATCTGATCCAAATGTAGCAGAACATTTAAAATCTCCGCAAATGGAATCAATAAATGCATCGGATACAG attcagATATCGAAGTCGTTGAGCGACCAACAGAAGCATTGGAAAAGATTGAAAACGTTACTGAACCAGTTAAAGATACATGTG ATGAACCAAACAATGCCGAGCCACATAATGCAGTATCGGACACTACAGAGtccgaaacgaaagaagcacATAATTGTGACGAAAGTGATGAAAAAATGGATATCGAtgaatcatcgtcttaa
- the LOC132910398 gene encoding LOW QUALITY PROTEIN: IQ and ubiquitin-like domain-containing protein (The sequence of the model RefSeq protein was modified relative to this genomic sequence to represent the inferred CDS: inserted 1 base in 1 codon; substituted 3 bases at 3 genomic stop codons): protein MVCCRSVEVEDRRIKKPYLGGWKHKITQVEYLNAESQTGPLRKPEKEKCSKKVQYISWTDIFTQTPCVHPTQMWRSDYFISAESDKYITSKPYETYEEMMKRLDYDGKARIIQRNYRIYKLLKYIKEYARQYRELVKGCELYKAEKTMLYRKRHQQEILRTINPKTRSDFDLLYDLVEKWRRDRLECTKLRFFKPARCAENYEILEKTIEMLNVIDEKRQAVKQRYRKRKRAKFVAVNCKPILWNGYKNKLLEMDTMRNQKARELKMIYDSLMNYDVTREQRMEMLTILKKSLEIHNCVPVFHLIRLLDEELTYLARGMKRMSLDYFRERIVYSYLNFLRTSHSCCCVNNDRYFCKNVDDEKLREPIEPITKLCHSCLKLLPIQQFTIHGRMKKLSTCVDCTWLRERNIRHVNYNPYKFLLDCVRCEETKRESPSAIAFMMQKHDMYHLVNNIWHGHSIVSENRDMFLLRIVRYDVNEEWSPWNCILLTEEEADVHCRIKDFTSVYSKPLIEKILLSHQLAKNQFKYVXHTVXKIEKWKXRIDXTRCRHLRQFEKKFQSKFHKIEDKAVYNPAIKVDDYLFT, encoded by the exons atggttTGCTGCCGTTCCGTGGAAGTGGAAgatcgaagaataaaaaaaccTTATTTGGGAGGATGGAAGCATAAAATTACCcaagtagaatatttaaatgccGAATCGCAAACAGGCCCGCTAAGGAAgccagaaaaagaaaaatgcagtAAAAAAGTGCAATATATTTCTTGGACAGATATATTTACGCAAACACCATGCGTTCATCCAACACAGATGTGGCG ATCTGATTACTTTATATCGGCTGAATcggataaatatataacatcaaaACCATACGAAACATACGAAGAGATGATGAAACGACTGGATTACGATGGAAAGGCGCGAATTATCCAAAGAAACTatagaatatacaaattattgaaGTATATCAAAGAATATGCGAGACAGTATCGAGAGTTAGTCAAAGGCTGTGAGCTATACAAAGCAGAAAAGACAATGTTATACAG GAAGAGGCATCAGCAGGAAATTCTTCGAACAATTAATCCCAAAACTCGATCGGATTTTGACCTGTTGTATGATTTGGTTGAAAAATGGAGACGCGATCGCCTTGAATGTACGAAGCTACGTTTCTTTAAACCTGCGAGATGTGcagaaaattacgaaattttgGAAAAGACCATAGAAATGCTGAATGTAATCGACGAGAAAAGACAAGCGGTGAAGCAGCGCTATAGGAAGCGGAAACGCGCGAAATTTGTTGCGGTTAATTGCAAGCCTATTCTGTGGAACGGTTACAAGAATAAATTGCTGGAAATGGACACAATGAGAAATCAGAAGGcaagagaattaaaaatgatttacgaCTCGTTGATGAACTACGATGTTACTCGCGAGCAACGCATGGAGATGCTCACGATATTGaagaaatcgttggagatacaCAACTGTGTGCCTGTTTTCCATTTGATACGACTCTTGGACGAAGAGCTGACCTACTTGGCAAGGGGGATGAAACGCATGTCGCTAGACTACTTTCGAGAAAGAATAgttt ACAGTTACTTGAACTTTTTACGGACGTCGCACTCGTGCTGTTGCGTGAACAACGACAGATACTTTTGTAAGAACGTAGATGATGAAAAATTGCGAGAACCAATTGAACCTATAACGAAATTGTGTCACAGTTGTTTGAAATTGCTTCCTATTCAACAATTCACCATTCATGGAAGGATGAAAAAGCTGTCTACTTGCGTTG ATTGTACTTGGTTGCGTGAACGAAATATTAGACACGTGAACTACAACCCTTACAAATTTCTACTGGACTGTGTGCGCTGTGAGGAAACGAAAAGAGAATCACCTTCGGCCATCGCGTTTATGATGCAGAAACACGACATGTACCATTTGGTGAACAATATTTGGCACGGCCACTCAATAGTCAGTGAAAATAGAGATATGTTCCTATTACGGATCGTTCGATACGACGTAAACGAGGAGTGGTCACCGTGGAATTGCATCCTTTTAACTGAGGAAGAGGCTGACGTTCATTGCAGGATCAAGGATTTCACGAGCGTATACTCGAAGCCACTTATCGAAAAAATCTTGTTGTCTCATCAGTTAGCGAAAAACCAATTCAAGTACG CACATACTGTTTGAAAGATAGAGAAGTGGAAATAACGTATCGATTGAACTCGTTGCAGGCATTTGAGACAGTTTGAGAAGAAGtttcaaagtaaatttcacaaaatcgAGGATAAAGCGGTGTACAATCCAGCGATCAAAGTGGACGATTATCTTTTTACGTGA
- the LOC132910713 gene encoding N-alpha-acetyltransferase 35, NatC auxiliary subunit isoform X2, which produces MATMVEEQNSVDMGEDKESQFDQVTYNWVDITQEFFDAITELELGELLRDELFGLFEAMSAIEMMDPKMDVGMLCNRGNNKPCTFTQAVDSGALKLDNLTPSEVIGIIDSTYACIVSWLEGHSLAQTVFTNLYLHQPNQIVDKPLRTFCYAVYKIIEIIKDCINKALVFEEEDFQSVTYGYRLQQDITEQKIISMLREVEDELPGKRIKPIHVLSEKEYGDRLALYARIRFTKIFYQILSLMGKKEQLQQNLNDCHTLLSRCSYMIQMMIKTVNSGEKADEISNYPNIMGFDPMVNQRLLPPTFPRYTKIKPRLEALKYLDELLNRFRTVTTITNQNGFHAALDFFLEFSRRSPCILSRSMLQIVYLPTTNRVFGVQNFADVLKDAARNFIAPPVLMPKSTLLQNHQAKEYVDSFLSHCVGLFGSLLQLTGHNRARQRDKLAHLLDDFAILQDEAERVDGFLHALSMKSDTPRSHLACFGTWILYHTLRVMVMYLLSGFELELYSVHEYHYIFWYLYEFLYGWLVSAITRANTFLMEHDVHNDTHKGRGGKKSAKNKKKKSTSRPYNLEILMYQAMQNICGGYYKALVGFRMDGKIPLPESPFDSERVRYEHRLLPFSSLLTPPPVHYQEFLDMTNAQMHKRNVTSEMLYLAGCRHFHQARNMLERALSFYPQNSSTLNEINDLLKVAKTNFVVLKLLADGHKKDSKEPPVFDFSYHQHFPLIKLI; this is translated from the exons ATGGCGACCATGGTAGAAGAACAGAATTCGGTTGACATGGGCGAAGATAAAGAATCACA ATTCGACCAAGTTACTTACAATTGGGTGGATATTACCCAAGAATTTTTCGATGCCATTACAG AGTTGGAATTGGGTGAACTATTGCGTGATGAGTTATTTGGATTATTTGAGGCCATGTCTGCAATTGAAATGATGGATCCAAAAATGGATGTTGGCATGCTATGTAATAGAGGCAACAACAAACCGTGCACTTTTACACAGGCTGTTGACTCTGGTGCATTGAAATTGGACAATTTGACACCGTCAGAAGTTATAGGAATAATAGATTCAACATATGCGTGCATAGTGTCTTGGCTTGAAGGCCATAGTTTAGCGCAAACAGTTTTTACTAACTTATATCTTCACCAACCAAATCAAATAGTGGATAAACCTTTGAGAACCTTTTGTTAtgctgtatataaaataattgaaataattaaagattgCATCAATAAAGCATTAGTTTTTGAGGAAGAAGATTTCCAGAGTGTTACTTATGGTTATAGATTGCAACAAGATATTACAGAACAGAAAATCATATCCATGCTGAGAGAAGTAGAAGATGAACTACCTGGGAAAAGGATAAAACCAATTCATGTACTATCAGAGAAAGAA tATGGTGATAGATTAGCACTCTATGCCAGAATTAgatttactaaaatattttatcaaattttatcattaatgggaaagaaagaacagttgcaacaaaatttaaatgattgtCATACACTGTTATCAAGATGTTCTTATATGATTCAAATGATGATTAAAACAGTAAACAGTGGAGAAAAAGCTGATGAAATAT CAAATTATCCAAATATTATGGGGTTTGACCCTATGGTGAATCAAAGATTATTACCACCAACATTTCCACggtatacaaaaataaagcCAAGACTGGAGGCGCTAAAATATTTGGATGAGCTATTAAACAGATTTCGAACAGTTACTACGATTACTAATCAGAATGGTTTTCATGCAGCTTTG gacttttttttagaattttcacGACGTAGTCCATGTATATTATCCAGATCAATGTTGCAAATAGTTTATTTACCTACAACAAATCGAGTATTCGGTGTGCAAAATTTTGCCGATGTTTTGAAAGATGCAGCGCGGAATTTCATAGCGCCTCCGGTACTAATGCCAAAGAGCACGTTACTTCAAAATCATCAAGCTAAAGAATATGTTGATAGTTTCTTATCTCATTGTGTGGGTCTCTTTGGTAGTTTGTTGCAACTTACTGGCCATAATAGAGCAAGACAGAGAGACAAATTAGCACATTTATTGGATGATTTTGCAATATTACAGGATGAA GCTGAAAGAGTTGATGGATTTTTACATGCCTTGTCAATGAAAAGTGATACACCAAGGTCTCATTTAGCTTGTTTCGGAACATGGATCTTGTATCATACACTACGAGTTATGGTCATGTATTTATTAAGTGGTTTTGAATTGGAGTTATATTCGGTGCACGAATATCACTATATATTTTGGTACCTATATGAATTTCTTTATGGATGGCTAGTATCGGCTATTACAAGAGCCAATACGTTCTTGATGGAACACGATGTACATAACGATACACATAAAGGTAGAGGTGGTAAGAAAAGCGcgaaaaacaagaagaaaaaatcaaCATCAAGAccatataatttagaaatattaatgtatCAAGCGATGCAAAATATATGTGGAGGATATTACAAA gCTTTAGTTGGTTTCCGTATGGATGGTAAAATACCACTTCCTGAGTCGCCATTTGATTCAGAACGAGTTCGATATGAGCACAGGTTATTACCATTTTCTTCATTACTCACTCCACCTCCGGTACATTATCAAGAATTCTTAGATATGACAAATGCACAGATGCATAAAAGAAAC GTTACTAGTGAAATGCTGTACTTAGCCGGTTGTCGTCATTTTCATCAAGCTAGAAATATGTTAGAACGAGCTTTGTCTTTTTATCCACAAAATTCTAGTACTCTAAATGAG attaatgatttattaaaagtgGCGAAAACGAATTTCGTGGTTCTAAAGTTACTCGCTGATGGGCATAAAAAGGATTCCAAAGAACCTCCAGTATTTGACTTCTCGTATCATCAACATTTcccattaataaaattgatctAA
- the LOC132910620 gene encoding condensin complex subunit 2-like: MEKEIILGTSSSSSLRRKSFLLQNTLSSKLVENNDEAERLARRHELNASTTSIENLSINKKRRSLGLGFLAHMPTHEMKDRMAECIKLNIENKINVKNAFSLEIIDFMSYMIKKQDANISNLQAASTSLDVSTKIYGFRVDGVYTEIMKIASGIDKQQNDNSTDEINGELNTEQGDQVKDLRIHKKKGKKKNKQKIFSTTDSLKGTVEIMKPSLWIMENEDSQTTDALYQVMLSNHANSNYSLHLYHDVIVDVVEHKINKKDAKIIIPQMEDFSKLEICLPLTNFEFQNWINDIEKETEEEKEVDKGIKSKSDNENGFQFDLDASLPSEEEMPHNDMNYLDIQDDVENTEKCAEIQKPTEKIVDLCKVLSNVGVIKTSEYSFLQKSLNIHWAGPSHWRISNFSKLSGSKIIAACPQKPGRKRKEIEICYDDSIKTTVVPKFVVSKVTKFEAANLEWYEERLTLPRDMHYDIASAAKLYLHELIHINVKGDQLDATHVSDIENYNYDNENDISNYCPYVPNEDYASNEDNDDPENNGEVENDEAETQMIFTGDNLVAIPKLTNKISIAYSTRAKRIDMRQLKKSIWKSLTMCNDTENINTENIENQEKENKMKENRCFSEICKTLPNLLTKANIEVLSFPISFVSLLHLANEKTLKIQSVPDMSDLIIEAS; this comes from the coding sequence atggaaaaagaaataatattaggaACATCATCCTCATCATCTCTGCGAAGAAAGTCTTTTCTACTACAAAATACATTATCATCCAAATTAGTAGAAAACAATGATGAAGCTGAAAGATTAGCTAGACGTCATGAATTAAATGCTTCTACAACatcaatagaaaatttaagcataaataaaaaacgaagatCTTTGGGTCTTGGTTTTCTAGCACATATGCCAACACATGAGATGAAGGATCGTATGGCTGAATGTATAAAACTTAAtattgaaaacaaaattaatgtgAAAAATGCATTTAGTCTTGAAATAATTGACTTCATGTCCtatatgataaaaaaacaAGATGCCAACATATCTAATTTGCAAGCAGCTAGTACATCCTTAGATGTAAGCACAAAAATCTATGGTTTTCGTGTAGATGGAGTTTATactgaaataatgaaaatagcTAGTGGAATAGATAAGCAACAAAATGATAACTCAACTGATGAAATAAATGGAGAGCTAAATACAGAGCAAGGAGATCAAGTAAAAGACCTACGAATACAtaagaaaaaggggaaaaagaaaaacaaacagAAAATTTTTAGTACGACAGATAGCTTAAAAGGAACTGTAGAAATTATGAAGCCTTCTTTGTGGATAATGGAAAATGAGGATTCACAAACTACAGATGCATTGTATCAAGTAATGCTGTCAAATCATGCAAATTCAAACTattctttacatttatatCATGATGTTATCGTGGATGTTGTAgaacataaaataaacaaaaaagatgcgaaaataattattcccCAGATGGaagatttttctaaattagaaATATGTCTACCTTTAACcaattttgaatttcaaaattggaTCAACGATATtgagaaagaaacagaagaagaaaaagaagtagaTAAAGGTATAAAGTCAAAGAGTGACAATGAAAATGGATTTCAGTTTGATTTAGATGCTAGCTTACCATCTGAGGAAGAAATGCCTCATAATGATATGAATTATTTAGATATTCAAGATGACGTGGAAAATACAGAGAAATGTGCAGAGATACAAAAACCAACAGAAAAAATTGTAGATTTATGTAAAGTTTTATCTAATGTTGGAGTGATTAAAACATCTGAGTATTCCTTCCTTCAGAAAAGTTTGAACATACACTGGGCGGGTCCATCTCATTGGAGAATAAGTAATTTCTCAAAACTATCTGGAAGTAAAATTATCGCCGCTTGTCCACAGAAGCCAggtaggaaaagaaaagaaatagaaatatgttaTGACGACAGTATAAAAACAACAGTAGTACCAAAATTTGTAGTAAGTAAAGTTACAAAGTTTGAAGCTGCCAATTTAGAGTGGTATGAAGAAAGACTTACATTACCACGAGATATGCATTATGATATTGCAAGTGCTGCTAAATTGTACCTTCAtgaattaatacatataaatgtgAAAGGGGATCAATTAGACGCTACTCATGTATCTGATATagagaattataattatgataatgaaaatgatatatcAAATTATTGTCCATATGTGCCTAATGAAGACTATGCATCAAATGAAGACAATGATGATCCTGAAAATAATGGTGAAGTTGAAAATGATGAAGCAGAAACACAAATGATTTTTACTGGAGATAACTTAGTAGCTATTcctaaattaacaaataagaTATCTATTGCGTATAGTACACGTGCTAAAAGAATTGATATGCGACAACTAAAAAAATCCATTTGGAAAAGCCTAACTATGTGCAATGatacagaaaatataaatacagaaaatattgaaaaccaagaaaaagaaaataaaatgaaagaaaatagatGTTTTAGTGAGATTTGTAAAACATTACcgaatttattaacaaaagcCAATATAGAAGTCCTAagttttcctatttcttttgtATCATTGCTACATTTAGCAAATGAAAAGACATTAAAAATACAGTCTGTTCCAGATATGTCTGATCTTATCATAGAAGCAAGttaa
- the LOC132910621 gene encoding endoplasmic reticulum junction formation protein lunapark-A-like isoform X2: protein MGIILSRFRRKKTTIEILEDLDAKIKEIERYGYSTEQRQKKIVGTLILYSVILYIITAFIFYFYFFPASLYDQIFYIIPLLIFPILILLTKKMVTWYYKCKISKNQDRLSSMQSEKKKILDEVTETETYKKAKEILLKFAPDQLRMTPTTFKASSSTETPTQSSTPQRIISPISFPMELRRRVITNQNQPLSVHSGIPANTGPVPVGIAPTQNPLNTSFQGGIRPVNTPIRDYRNPLPRPVLSRQRTYLDRLIDYLVGDGPSNRYALVCRNCESHNGMALKEEFEYFGFRCCYCNFWNRARKQKPSAPKLTYNVAHSSSSLNTSEYLASDPNVAEHLKSPQMESINASDTDSDIEVVERPTEALEKIENVTEPVKDTCDEPNNAEPHNAVSDTTESETKEAHNCDESDEKMDIDESSS, encoded by the exons ATGGGGATTATATTATCAAGATTTCGC aGGAAGAAAAcaacaattgaaattttggaagatcTTGATgcg aaaattaaagaGATAGAAAGATATGGATATAGTACGGAACAAAGACAGAAAAAGATTGTTGGAActctaatattatatagtgtgatactttatattataacagCATTCATTTTTTACTTCTATTTCTTCCCTGCATCATTGTatgatcaaatattttatatcattccactgttaatttttccaattct AATATTGCTTACAAAAAAGATGGTAACGTggtattataaatgtaaaatttctaaaaatcaaGATAGATTAAGTAGTATGCAatctgaaaaaaagaaaattctagaTGAAGTTACAGAGActgaaacatataaaaaagCTAAAGAAATTCTGTTAAAGTTTGCACCTGATCAATTAAGAATGACTCCA ACAACTTTTAAAGCATCATCATCAACAGAAACTCCTACACAATCAAGTACACCACAGCGTATAATATCTCCAATATCATTTCCTATGGAACTGAGAAGACGTGTAATAACAAATCAAAATCAACCACTGAGTGTGCATAGTGGTATACCTGCTAACACTGGTCCTGTCCCAGTTGGCATAGCTCCCACTCAGAACCCATTAAATACTTCCTTCCAGGGTGGTATTAGACCAGTTAATACTCCAATTCGTGATTATC GAAATCCGTTACCACGTCCAGTATTATCGCGGCAAAGGACTTATTTGGATCGATTGATTGATTATCTTGTTGGAGATGGTCCATCGAATCGATATGCATTAGTGTGTCGAAATTGTGAGTCTCACAATGGGATGGCTCTCAAAGaggaatttgaatatttcg GATTCAGATGTTGTTATTGCAACTTTTGGAATCGTGCAAGAAAACAGAAGCCATCTGCTCCGaaattaacgtataatgttgcaCATAGTAGTTCATCTTTAAATACTTCTGAATATCTAGCATCTGATCCAAATGTAGCAGAACATTTAAAATCTCCGCAAATGGAATCAATAAATGCATCGGATACAG attcagATATCGAAGTCGTTGAGCGACCAACAGAAGCATTGGAAAAGATTGAAAACGTTACTGAACCAGTTAAAGATACATGTG ATGAACCAAACAATGCCGAGCCACATAATGCAGTATCGGACACTACAGAGtccgaaacgaaagaagcacATAATTGTGACGAAAGTGATGAAAAAATGGATATCGAtgaatcatcgtcttaa